Proteins from a genomic interval of Gossypium hirsutum isolate 1008001.06 chromosome A09, Gossypium_hirsutum_v2.1, whole genome shotgun sequence:
- the LOC107929103 gene encoding pentatricopeptide repeat-containing protein At4g26800-like produces the protein MMEERGFEPDIVAYSTVLNCLCKKCLLKEAHDLFFEMRKQGIKPNVITYTILIDAFCKKGVVSKAKDILGTMKKQGVEPNVVTYSILIDLLCKKGMVSKAEDIVGTMTKQGIKLDVVTYSTFIDALCKKGMVSKAEGIVGRMTKQGIEPNVVTYNTLIDVLCKDRMVSKPEVIVDMMRKQGIEPHV, from the coding sequence ATGATGGAAGAAAGAGGTTTTGAACCCGATATTGTAGCATATAGCACTGTCCTTAACTGTCTTTGTAAGAAGTGCTTGCTAAAGGAGGCTCATGATCTCTTCTTCGAAATGAGAAAGCAAGGCATTAAGCCTAATGTCATCACATATACTATATTGATCGATGCATTTTGCAAGAAGGGAGTGGTTTCTAAAGCCAAAGATATCCTTGGCACAATGAAAAAGCAAGGCGTTGAGCCTAATGTTGTCACGTATAGTATATTGATTGACCTGCTTTGCAAGAAGGGAATGGTTTCTAAAGCTGAAGATATCGTTGGCACAATGACAAAGCAAGGCATTAAGCTTGATGTTGTCACATATAGTACATTCATCGATGCTCTCTGCAAGAAGGGAATGGTTTCTAAAGCCGAAGGTATTGTTGGCAGAATGACAAAGCAAGGCATTGAGCCTAATGTTGTCACATATAATACATTGATTGATGTGCTCTGCAAGGACAGGATGGTTTCTAAACCTGAAGTTATTGTTGACATGATGAGAAAGCAAGGCATCGAGCCTCACGTATAA
- the LOC121206387 gene encoding pentatricopeptide repeat-containing protein At1g62930, chloroplastic-like yields MLVSKAEVIVDMMRKQGIELDVVTYNTLMHGSCQLGRVSTACELWRKMLASGQVPDLVTYSILLDGLCKSDELEVALKVFQEMRNSELQLDIISYSILIDGLCKAIHVEVAKKLFLQLSVSDLKPNFYTYCTMINGLCREGLPEEAYQLFKRIGR; encoded by the coding sequence ATGTTGGTTTCTAAAGCTGAAGTTATTGTTGACATGATGAGAAAACAAGGTATTGAACTTGATGTTGTCACATACAACACTCTTATGCATGGTTCGTGTCAATTAGGGAGAGTTTCAACTGCATGTGAACTTTGGAGAAAGATGCTTGCTTCTGGACAAGTTCCAGATTTGGTGACCTATTCAATTTTGCTGGATGGTTTATGCAAAAGTGATGAACTTGAAGTGGCATTGAAAGTTTTTCAAGAAATGCGGAATAGTGAGTTGCAACTTGATATCATCTCTTATTCGATCCTGATTGATGGCCTGTGCAAAGCTATCCATGTCGAAGTTGCAAAGAAATTATTTCTTCAACTCTCAGTCAGTGATCTAAAACCCAACTTTTACACATATTGCACAATGATTAATGGATTGTGTAGAGAGGGATTGCCAGAAGAAGCATACCAGTTGTTTAAGAGAATTGGGAGATAA
- the LOC121206385 gene encoding actin-depolymerizing factor isoform X1, whose product MSFRGTNASSGMGVADHSKSTYLELQRKKVFRYVVFKINEKKKEVVVEKTGGPSENYDDLTASLPENDCRYAVYDFDFVTSENCQKSKIFFITWSPSVSRIRAKMLYATSKERFISELEGIHYEIQATDPTGMDLEVIRERAS is encoded by the exons ATGTCTTTCAGAGGA ACAAATGCATCATCTGGCATGGGAGTGGCTGATCACAGCAAAAGCACTTACCTGGAGCTGCAAAGAAAGAAAGTGTTTCGATACGTGGTCTTTAAGATCAATGAGAAGAAAAAGGAGGTAGTAGTTGAAAAAACGGGAGGTCCATCTGAGAACTATGATGATCTCACTGCTTCATTGCCCGAGAATGATTGCCGCTATGCAGTTTACGACTTTGATTTTGTGACTTCTGAGAATTGTCAGAAGAGCAAGATCTTTTTTATTACATG GTCACCGTCTGTTTCAAGGATCCGTGCCAAGATGCTGTATGCAACATCCAAGGAAAGGTTCATAAGCGAATTAGAGGGCATTCATTATGAAATCCAGGCAACTGACCCAACTGGGATGGATCTGGAGGTGATTAGAGAGCGTGCAAGTTAA
- the LOC121206385 gene encoding actin-depolymerizing factor isoform X2, whose translation MSFRGTNASSGMGVADHSKSTYLELQRKKVFRYVVFKINEKKKEDCKIINPYNLWMMWSPSVSRIRAKMLYATSKERFISELEGIHYEIQATDPTGMDLEVIRERAS comes from the exons ATGTCTTTCAGAGGA ACAAATGCATCATCTGGCATGGGAGTGGCTGATCACAGCAAAAGCACTTACCTGGAGCTGCAAAGAAAGAAAGTGTTTCGATACGTGGTCTTTAAGATCAATGAGAAGAAAAAGGAG GATTGCAAGATTATAAACCCTTACAATTTATGGATGATGTG GTCACCGTCTGTTTCAAGGATCCGTGCCAAGATGCTGTATGCAACATCCAAGGAAAGGTTCATAAGCGAATTAGAGGGCATTCATTATGAAATCCAGGCAACTGACCCAACTGGGATGGATCTGGAGGTGATTAGAGAGCGTGCAAGTTAA
- the LOC107929005 gene encoding uncharacterized protein, with amino-acid sequence MPPLNLAKKLKPAKKAWKSFTIKVRSKLESFDVSNSIKTVTRRVIEFCSVHLFAPFKKRFLRHLSGWGRRRPFNHEYDHLYHYQHYRNQVKNNRKVIYIDQLYGEQRMEQQPEAVAETSRRNEEVAEESGVYSLEDAWKAVVAKSPHLRGVDERADEFIYKFREERKLEKERSDLDFQEMLARSA; translated from the coding sequence ATGCCTCCTTTGAACCTTGCAAAGAAGCTGAAACCAGCCAAGAAGGCTTGGAAGAGCTTCACCATTAAAGTTAGATCGAAACTCGAAAGCTTCGACGTTTCGAATTCGATCAAAACGGTGACTCGTCGTGTCATCGAGTTCTGCTCGGTTCATCTCTTTGCACCTTTCAAGAAACGGTTCCTTCGTCACTTGTCCGGCTGGGGGCGTCGTCGGCCGTTTAACCATGAGTATGACCACCTTTACCATTACCAACATTACCGAAACCAGGTGAAGAATAATCGGAAAGTTATATACATAGACCAGCTTTACGGTGAGCAGCGCATGGAACAACAACCGGAGGCGGTGGCGGAGACGAGCAGACGAAATGAAGAAGTAGCGGAAGAGAGCGGTGTTTATAGTCTCGAAGATGCATGGAAAGCGGTGGTTGCGAAATCACCGCATTTAAGGGGAGTTGATGAACGAGCTGATGAGTTTATATATAAGTTTCGTGAAGAAAGGAAGCTTGAGAAGGAACGAAGTGACCTTGATTTTCAAGAGATGTTGGCTCGAAGTGCTTGA
- the LOC121206388 gene encoding carboxyl-terminal-processing peptidase 2, chloroplastic isoform X1 yields MEVLATSSASSTYPLFTLDNPNKPFSFTFNPIIISQVHPWKSFPVKKIEARLLCRILCKRTNLDNSGSWRSSTNAICKHKFVFHALCRPNKNFTSQSGLFAIRHGHLLRSWNTSSHQKVNSHSQKIREHFSVVFVRLVAAMLLVTSASVALSNTPSWALSEENLLFLEAWRTIDRAYIDKTFNGQSWFRYREDALRNEPMNNREETYMAIRKMLATLNDPFTRFLEPEKFKSLRSGTQGALTGVGLSIGYPTESEGSRTGLVVISATPGGPANQAGISSGDIILEIDNASTESMGIYDAAERLQGPEGSSVELTVQTGPEIKHLALTRAKISLNPVKSRPCEVPGSEKNYPKIGYIRLTSFNQKASAAVKEAIDTLRSNNVNAFVLDLRDNSGGLFPEGIETAKIWLDKGVIVYICDNRGVRDIYDTDGSSAIAASEPLAVLVNKGTASASEILAGALKDNKRAVLFGEPTYGKGKIQSVFQLSDGSGLAVTVAHYETPAHNDINKVGVIPDHPLPNSFPKDDDGFCGCLQDPAAACYVNNVQLFKR; encoded by the exons ATGGAAGTGCTAGCAACCTCCTCTGCATCTTCTACATACCCTCTTTTCACTTTAGATAACCCCAACAAACCATTTTCTTTCACATTCAACCCCATCATCATTTCTCAG GTTCATCCATGGAAATCTTTTCCTGTTAAGAAGATTGAAGCTCGATTATTGTGTCGGATTTTGTGTAAACGGACGAATCTCGACAACTCTGGAAGTTGGCGCAGCAGTACTAATGCGATTTGCAAGCACAAGTTTGTGTTTCACGCACTCTGCAGACCGAATAAAAACTTTACATCTCAGTCTGGTTTATTTGCAATAAGGCATGGGCACTTACTTAGATCCTGGAATACAAGTAGTCATCAAAAGGTGAATAGTCATTCGCAAAAGATCAGAGAACATTTCTCGGTTGTTTTCGTTCGCTTAGTTGCTGCTATGTTGCTGGTTACTTCTGCTTCCGTCGCTCTAAGCAACACGCCCTCAT GGGCGCTTTCTGAAGAAAATCTCCTCTTTCTAGAGGCATGGAGAACGATAGACCGTGCATATATTGACAAAACTTTCAATGGACAAAGTTGGTTTCGTTACAGAGAAGATGCACTTCGAAATGAACCGATGAACAATAGAGAAGAGACAT ACATGGCTATAAGAAAGATGCTCGCAACACTGAATGATCCTTTCACTAGGTTTCTAGAACCCGAGAAGTTCAAGAGTTTGCGG TCGGGTACTCAAGGGGCTCTTACAGGTGTAGGGCTATCGATTGGTTACCCAACAGAATCTGAAGGATCACGAACTGGGCTCGTTGTTATTTCAGCTACTCCCGGAGGTCCCGCAAATCAGGCCGGCATTTCATCTGGCGATATTATCTTGGAAATAGATAATGCAAGCACGGAAAGCATGGGCATCTATGATGCAGCAGAGAGATTGCA GGGACCAGAAGGAAGTTCCGTGGAATTAACAGTTCAAACTGGACCTGAAATAAAGCACTTAGCTCTCAC GCGAGCAAAGATTTCACTAAATCCTGTAAAATCAAGGCCATGCGAAGTTCCTGGTTCAGAAAAGAACTACCCGAAAATCGGTTATATTAGGCTAACATCATTCAACCAAAAGGCTTCCG CTGCTGTCAAGGAAGCGATCGATACTTTAAGGAGTAATAACGTTAATGCCTTTGTGTTGGACCTTCGTGATAATAG CGGTGGGCTTTTCCCTGAAGGAATCGAAACCGCCAAGATCTG GTTAGACAAAGGCGTGATTGTGTATATTTGTGATAATCGTGGTGTTCGAGATATATACGACACGGATGGAAGCTCAGCAATAGCAGCTTCAGAACCCCTAGCTGTACTG GTGAACAAGGGTACTGCAAGTGCAAGTGAAATTTTAGCCGGTGCATTGAAAGATAATAAGCGTGCAGTATTGTTCGGAGAACCGACATACGGGAAAGG CAAGATCCAATCGGTTTTTCAGCTATCTGATGGCTCTGGATTGGCTGTTACCGTAGCTCATTACGAGACACCTGCACACAATGATATCAACAAG GTTGGTGTGATCCCGGACCATCCTCTACCAAACTCATTTCCGAAGGATGATGACGGTTTTTGTGGCTGCCTTCAAGACCCTGCGGCTGCTTGCTATGTTAATAATGTTCAGCTATTTAAAAGATAA
- the LOC121206388 gene encoding carboxyl-terminal-processing peptidase 2, chloroplastic isoform X2 — protein sequence MEVLATSSASSTYPLFTLDNPNKPFSFTFNPIIISQVHPWKSFPVKKIEARLLCRILCKRTNLDNSGSWRSSTNAICKHKFVFHALCRPNKNFTSQSGLFAIRHGHLLRSWNTSSHQKVNSHSQKIREHFSVVFVRLVAAMLLVTSASVALSNTPSWALSEENLLFLEAWRTIDRAYIDKTFNGQSWFRYREDALRNEPMNNREETYMAIRKMLATLNDPFTRFLEPEKFKSLRSGTQGALTGVGLSIGYPTESEGSRTGLVVISATPGGPANQAGISSGDIILEIDNASTESMGIYDAAERLQGPEGSSVELTVQTGPEIKHLALTGGLFPEGIETAKIWLDKGVIVYICDNRGVRDIYDTDGSSAIAASEPLAVLVNKGTASASEILAGALKDNKRAVLFGEPTYGKGKIQSVFQLSDGSGLAVTVAHYETPAHNDINKVGVIPDHPLPNSFPKDDDGFCGCLQDPAAACYVNNVQLFKR from the exons ATGGAAGTGCTAGCAACCTCCTCTGCATCTTCTACATACCCTCTTTTCACTTTAGATAACCCCAACAAACCATTTTCTTTCACATTCAACCCCATCATCATTTCTCAG GTTCATCCATGGAAATCTTTTCCTGTTAAGAAGATTGAAGCTCGATTATTGTGTCGGATTTTGTGTAAACGGACGAATCTCGACAACTCTGGAAGTTGGCGCAGCAGTACTAATGCGATTTGCAAGCACAAGTTTGTGTTTCACGCACTCTGCAGACCGAATAAAAACTTTACATCTCAGTCTGGTTTATTTGCAATAAGGCATGGGCACTTACTTAGATCCTGGAATACAAGTAGTCATCAAAAGGTGAATAGTCATTCGCAAAAGATCAGAGAACATTTCTCGGTTGTTTTCGTTCGCTTAGTTGCTGCTATGTTGCTGGTTACTTCTGCTTCCGTCGCTCTAAGCAACACGCCCTCAT GGGCGCTTTCTGAAGAAAATCTCCTCTTTCTAGAGGCATGGAGAACGATAGACCGTGCATATATTGACAAAACTTTCAATGGACAAAGTTGGTTTCGTTACAGAGAAGATGCACTTCGAAATGAACCGATGAACAATAGAGAAGAGACAT ACATGGCTATAAGAAAGATGCTCGCAACACTGAATGATCCTTTCACTAGGTTTCTAGAACCCGAGAAGTTCAAGAGTTTGCGG TCGGGTACTCAAGGGGCTCTTACAGGTGTAGGGCTATCGATTGGTTACCCAACAGAATCTGAAGGATCACGAACTGGGCTCGTTGTTATTTCAGCTACTCCCGGAGGTCCCGCAAATCAGGCCGGCATTTCATCTGGCGATATTATCTTGGAAATAGATAATGCAAGCACGGAAAGCATGGGCATCTATGATGCAGCAGAGAGATTGCA GGGACCAGAAGGAAGTTCCGTGGAATTAACAGTTCAAACTGGACCTGAAATAAAGCACTTAGCTCTCAC CGGTGGGCTTTTCCCTGAAGGAATCGAAACCGCCAAGATCTG GTTAGACAAAGGCGTGATTGTGTATATTTGTGATAATCGTGGTGTTCGAGATATATACGACACGGATGGAAGCTCAGCAATAGCAGCTTCAGAACCCCTAGCTGTACTG GTGAACAAGGGTACTGCAAGTGCAAGTGAAATTTTAGCCGGTGCATTGAAAGATAATAAGCGTGCAGTATTGTTCGGAGAACCGACATACGGGAAAGG CAAGATCCAATCGGTTTTTCAGCTATCTGATGGCTCTGGATTGGCTGTTACCGTAGCTCATTACGAGACACCTGCACACAATGATATCAACAAG GTTGGTGTGATCCCGGACCATCCTCTACCAAACTCATTTCCGAAGGATGATGACGGTTTTTGTGGCTGCCTTCAAGACCCTGCGGCTGCTTGCTATGTTAATAATGTTCAGCTATTTAAAAGATAA
- the LOC107929100 gene encoding cryptochrome-1 isoform X2 yields MNSNTSVPSVSPENMSSSSKTIVWFRRDLRIDDNPALAAAARDGSVFPVYIWCPKEEEQFYPGRVSRWWLKQSLAHLEQSLKFLGSELVLIKTHSTLSALLDCIKATGATKLVFNHLYDPVSLVRDHNIKEKLAEAGISVQSYNGDLLYEPWEIYDEKGQAFTTFDAYWDKCLNMQMEPISLLPPWRLVPVAGTLERCSIEDLGLENETEKASNALLGRAWSPGWGSADKAITEFVEHNLCDYSRSRLKVGGNSTSLLSPYLHFGELSVRKVFQSARMKQILWRREQNSQGEESVTLFLKAVGLREYSRYLTFNFPFTHERPLLSNLKYFPWNADVNRFKAWRQGRTGYPLVDAGMRELWATGWIHNRIRVIVSSFAVKFLLLPWRWGMKYFWDTLLDADLECDILGWQYISGSLPDGHELERLDSPQIQGSKFDPEGEYVRQWLPELARMPTEWIHHPWDAPHTVLKAAGVELGLNYPKPIIDIDIAREHLREAIFKMWEMEAAAKAATSDGMNEEVFDNSVGIETSAIPKVILKENSSCPTYSSNDQRVPSFQNGNNGSLHRKRAKCVEEERLPADKPNNHNKEAGTSRGEEDLCSTAESSASKRQTISRMSFSVPQSCSSSDGRPMLECESSDMKRSWQEKIDLEQTSSKNGN; encoded by the exons ATGAATTCGAACACTTCGGTCCCTTCGGTCTCACCGGAAAACATGAGTAGTAGCAGTAAGACAATAGTTTGGTTCAGGAGAGATCTTAGAATTGATGACAATCCTGCTTTAGCCGCCGCCGCTAGGGATGGCAGCGTTTTCCCGGTTTATATATGGTGTCCTAAAGAGGAAGAACAGTTCTATCCAGGTCGAGTATCGCGATGGTGGTTGAAGCAATCTCTTGCTCATTTGGAACAGTCTTTGAAGTTTCTTGGTTCTGAACTTGTGCTGATTAAGACCCATAGTACTCTTTCAGCTCTTTTAGATTGCATCAAGGCTACCGGAGCGACTAAACTCGTGTTTAACCATCTTTATG ATCCGGTTTCGCTTGTTCGAGATCATAACATCAAAGAGAAACTTGCAGAGGCCGGGATTTCCGTGCAAAGCTATAATGGAGATTTGTTATATGAACCATGGGAGATATATGATGAGAAAGGGCAAGCTTTTACGACCTTCGATGCATATTGGGATAAGTGTTTGAACATGCAAATGGAACCCATTTCACTTCTTCCCCCATGGAGATTGGTCCCCGTTGCAG GAACATTAGAAAGGTGCTCTATTGAAGATTTGGGCCTcgaaaacgaaacagaaaaagcTAGCAATGCATTGTTAGGAAGAGCGTGGTCTCCAGGTTGGGGCAGCGCCGATAAGGCTATAACGGAGTTTGTTGAACATAATCTATGCGACTATTCAAGAAGTAGGCTTAAGGTTGGGGGCAACTCCACATCACTTTTGTCTCCGTATCTTCATTTCGGGGAGCTAAGTGTGAGGAAAGTTTTCCAGAGTGCAAGGATGAAACAGATACTATGGCGAAGAGAACAGAATTCTCAAGGGGAAGAGAGTGTGACACTTTTTCTGAAGGCTGTTGGGCTTAGAGAATATTCCCGGTACCTTACTTTCAACTTTCCGTTCACTCATGAGAGACCGTTGTTGAGCAACTTGAAGTATTTCCCTTGGAATGCTGATGTGAACCGGTTTAAGGCTTGGAGACAAGGTCGGACCGGATATCCGTTGGTGGATGCTGGAATGAGGGAGCTTTGGGCAACTGGTTGGATACACAACAGAATACGAGTGATTGTTTCGAGTTTCGCGGTGaagtttcttcttcttccatggagatggGGAATGAAGTACTTCTGGGACACACTTTTGGATGCAGATTTAGAATGCGATATTCTTGGTTGGCAGTACATCTCTGGGAGCTTACCGGATGGTCACGAGCTAGAACGATTAGACAGTCCACAG ATTCAAGGCTCCAAATTTGACCCTGAAGGTGAATATGTAAGGCAATGGCTGCCGGAGCTAGCGAGGATGCCGACTGAGTGGATCCATCATCCTTGGGATGCACCTCATACCGTGCTTAAAGCTGCAGGTGTGGAGTTGGGGTTGAACTATCCGAAACCCATAATAGATATCGATATAGCTAGAGAACATCTGAGAGAAGCTATATTTAAAATGTGGGAAATGGAAGCAGCTGCAAAGGCTGCAACTTCAGATGGGATGAATGAAGAGGTTTTCGACAATTCTGTTGGTATTGAAACCTCCGCGATCCCAAAAGTTATCCTAAAGGAGAACTCTTCTTGTCCAACATATTCATCTAATGATCAAAGGGTTCCATCATTTCAAAATGGCAATAATGGTTCATTGCATAGGAAGAGAGCAAAATGTGTGGAAGAAGAAAGGTTGCCTGCTGATAAACCGAATAATCACAACAAAGAAGCAGGGACTTCGAGAGGAGAAGAAGACTTATGCTCGACAGCTGAGTCTTCAGCATCGAAGAGGCAAACTATTAGCAGAATGTCATTCTCTGTTCCCCAGTCTTGTTCTTCGTCCGATGGCAGGCCTATGCTGGAGTGTGAATCGTCTGATATGAAGCGGTCATGGCAAGAAAAGATCGATTTGGAACAGACATCAAGCAAGAATGGTAATTAA
- the LOC107929100 gene encoding cryptochrome-1 isoform X1 has protein sequence MNSNTSVPSVSPENMSSSSKTIVWFRRDLRIDDNPALAAAARDGSVFPVYIWCPKEEEQFYPGRVSRWWLKQSLAHLEQSLKFLGSELVLIKTHSTLSALLDCIKATGATKLVFNHLYDPVSLVRDHNIKEKLAEAGISVQSYNGDLLYEPWEIYDEKGQAFTTFDAYWDKCLNMQMEPISLLPPWRLVPVAVTGTLERCSIEDLGLENETEKASNALLGRAWSPGWGSADKAITEFVEHNLCDYSRSRLKVGGNSTSLLSPYLHFGELSVRKVFQSARMKQILWRREQNSQGEESVTLFLKAVGLREYSRYLTFNFPFTHERPLLSNLKYFPWNADVNRFKAWRQGRTGYPLVDAGMRELWATGWIHNRIRVIVSSFAVKFLLLPWRWGMKYFWDTLLDADLECDILGWQYISGSLPDGHELERLDSPQIQGSKFDPEGEYVRQWLPELARMPTEWIHHPWDAPHTVLKAAGVELGLNYPKPIIDIDIAREHLREAIFKMWEMEAAAKAATSDGMNEEVFDNSVGIETSAIPKVILKENSSCPTYSSNDQRVPSFQNGNNGSLHRKRAKCVEEERLPADKPNNHNKEAGTSRGEEDLCSTAESSASKRQTISRMSFSVPQSCSSSDGRPMLECESSDMKRSWQEKIDLEQTSSKNGN, from the exons ATGAATTCGAACACTTCGGTCCCTTCGGTCTCACCGGAAAACATGAGTAGTAGCAGTAAGACAATAGTTTGGTTCAGGAGAGATCTTAGAATTGATGACAATCCTGCTTTAGCCGCCGCCGCTAGGGATGGCAGCGTTTTCCCGGTTTATATATGGTGTCCTAAAGAGGAAGAACAGTTCTATCCAGGTCGAGTATCGCGATGGTGGTTGAAGCAATCTCTTGCTCATTTGGAACAGTCTTTGAAGTTTCTTGGTTCTGAACTTGTGCTGATTAAGACCCATAGTACTCTTTCAGCTCTTTTAGATTGCATCAAGGCTACCGGAGCGACTAAACTCGTGTTTAACCATCTTTATG ATCCGGTTTCGCTTGTTCGAGATCATAACATCAAAGAGAAACTTGCAGAGGCCGGGATTTCCGTGCAAAGCTATAATGGAGATTTGTTATATGAACCATGGGAGATATATGATGAGAAAGGGCAAGCTTTTACGACCTTCGATGCATATTGGGATAAGTGTTTGAACATGCAAATGGAACCCATTTCACTTCTTCCCCCATGGAGATTGGTCCCCGTTGCAG TGACAGGAACATTAGAAAGGTGCTCTATTGAAGATTTGGGCCTcgaaaacgaaacagaaaaagcTAGCAATGCATTGTTAGGAAGAGCGTGGTCTCCAGGTTGGGGCAGCGCCGATAAGGCTATAACGGAGTTTGTTGAACATAATCTATGCGACTATTCAAGAAGTAGGCTTAAGGTTGGGGGCAACTCCACATCACTTTTGTCTCCGTATCTTCATTTCGGGGAGCTAAGTGTGAGGAAAGTTTTCCAGAGTGCAAGGATGAAACAGATACTATGGCGAAGAGAACAGAATTCTCAAGGGGAAGAGAGTGTGACACTTTTTCTGAAGGCTGTTGGGCTTAGAGAATATTCCCGGTACCTTACTTTCAACTTTCCGTTCACTCATGAGAGACCGTTGTTGAGCAACTTGAAGTATTTCCCTTGGAATGCTGATGTGAACCGGTTTAAGGCTTGGAGACAAGGTCGGACCGGATATCCGTTGGTGGATGCTGGAATGAGGGAGCTTTGGGCAACTGGTTGGATACACAACAGAATACGAGTGATTGTTTCGAGTTTCGCGGTGaagtttcttcttcttccatggagatggGGAATGAAGTACTTCTGGGACACACTTTTGGATGCAGATTTAGAATGCGATATTCTTGGTTGGCAGTACATCTCTGGGAGCTTACCGGATGGTCACGAGCTAGAACGATTAGACAGTCCACAG ATTCAAGGCTCCAAATTTGACCCTGAAGGTGAATATGTAAGGCAATGGCTGCCGGAGCTAGCGAGGATGCCGACTGAGTGGATCCATCATCCTTGGGATGCACCTCATACCGTGCTTAAAGCTGCAGGTGTGGAGTTGGGGTTGAACTATCCGAAACCCATAATAGATATCGATATAGCTAGAGAACATCTGAGAGAAGCTATATTTAAAATGTGGGAAATGGAAGCAGCTGCAAAGGCTGCAACTTCAGATGGGATGAATGAAGAGGTTTTCGACAATTCTGTTGGTATTGAAACCTCCGCGATCCCAAAAGTTATCCTAAAGGAGAACTCTTCTTGTCCAACATATTCATCTAATGATCAAAGGGTTCCATCATTTCAAAATGGCAATAATGGTTCATTGCATAGGAAGAGAGCAAAATGTGTGGAAGAAGAAAGGTTGCCTGCTGATAAACCGAATAATCACAACAAAGAAGCAGGGACTTCGAGAGGAGAAGAAGACTTATGCTCGACAGCTGAGTCTTCAGCATCGAAGAGGCAAACTATTAGCAGAATGTCATTCTCTGTTCCCCAGTCTTGTTCTTCGTCCGATGGCAGGCCTATGCTGGAGTGTGAATCGTCTGATATGAAGCGGTCATGGCAAGAAAAGATCGATTTGGAACAGACATCAAGCAAGAATGGTAATTAA